DNA sequence from the Antarctobacter heliothermus genome:
GATCAGGTTCATCTGACCTTCTCCTATATGCGTCGCGGTTTTCCCGCGGAGATGTCTGGCGATTGCTTTCTTCCCAACCGGGAAAAGAGATGCGCCAGCTTTTGTTTGTTCTTCGGTGGTCCCGTGAGCGGTCCCACAAACTCAATCGGCGCCGAGTCGCCTCAGCACCGAAAGATGCGCGTGTGTAGATGCGCGCGCGTCGCAAATCAAGGGCAAAGCAGGCGTGGCCTCGGCAATCTCTGGCCTGCTCTATTCCGGGCTCACCGGCTGCCCGGGTCGATTCCCGAATGACCGTAGGACCGGGCGATCAGAACCTGCCCGAGGCCAAAAGGGCGGACCTAGTAGGTGGAACACTCGTGCAGCGTGACACCGTTCAGCGTGGTGGCGTTCAGGTTGGCCACAAGGGTCACGCCGGTGTGTGCGTTGCCCTTGGCAGAGGCGAGTATGCGTGGGCAATCCCCAAAGCCCAGATCCGATTCTATCGCGACCCCCACGGAACCGGACTGGGCATGCCAAAGCGACACGTTGAGGACTGCGGGATCTTCGTCGTAGGCGGGTTCTGCAACGGAATACGACGTGATTTCATCCCCTTGGAATGTCCAAGTCACAAAGGTGCCCTGCTGGACGCGGTCCCATGCAAGTGCGGGGGCGCCAACCATCAGGGCGGCAAGACAAAGGGGCAGGATTGGTTTCATGGCGCGTGTGCTCCGTATGAAGAGCACAAGCGTTGCACGGGCTCTGCCCCCCTGTAAAGCGCGATGCAGGGCGTTCCAGCGGACACAAGCGGGCCACGACGACCTTCTTGCCTGGCGTCCGGGCCTAGCGTCCAGGGGTGGGGCCGTCGATCAGCGGGCGCAGGTCGGACCACCAGTAAGGAGACAGGAATCGTGCACTGACCCAGCCCGTTTGACCGTCCGCGCGCACCTGCATCCAGACGCCCTGAACGTCGTCAACGATGCGGCAGTCGCTGACCTCGACGGTCTGCTCGGCGCGAAGCCGACCGGAGACAGCGGCCTCCAAAGAGGGTTGCGCACGCATGTTGACCTCCCGGACGGCGGTCTGCGTCAGGTCGTTTTCGTTGACGTAATCGGATGCCCCGTTCAGATCGCCGGACCAGAACTGTCCCTGCTTCGTCAGGCTGCCGGAGTGGCAGCCAAAGGTATCGGCCAGCAGCGCCACCGGCGCGGCGCGGGGCCGGAACCTGTCCACCGGCAAGGCGCAGAACTGCCGCCCATCGGCCTGACAGGGCGGCGACCCTGGGCGCATGTCTAACCCGATGGTGTCATCATCGAACAGTTCCACTATGCAATGTGCGGCCCCGTTCAGGCTGGCCGCGATGCGGCGACTGCCCAGAAGGTTGGTCATGTCCTCAAGGCTGGTTGTGATCGGGTCCGGGTTACTGCCATCGATGTAGCCGAATTCATAGTCGACAAAGGACCGCCGGATATCCGGCGCGGCGACAAAGGCCGTGCGGCACAGCCCGGCAACCGTGTCCATCATCAGCGCCGACTTGTGGATCGGGCGCGACAGGATCGGCGGGCCGACCGGGGTCAGGCGCATGGCATGGGTGCGGATGCCGCCACGCAGATAGAAAAAGCTGTTCGCCTCGCGATGTTCCAGTGCCTCGGACAACAGGATCGGCGGCGCGACGCCACCCATGATCAAAGAGGCATAGGCCTGCACGATGTCATAGGTGACGTTCATCATTTGCCGGGCCTCGACGGCCTGCGTGGCTTGTGCCTCTGGCAAAAGGCCCATGTGAAACCCCAACTGCGCGCCGTGTTCGACAAACCGCGCGTCATCGCCATAGGCGATGTCGCGGGTCGAGGTGGCCAGCGCCACGGCCAGCGCACAGGCGGACAGGCACGGCGCGTCACGCAGGACAAAGATGCCGTAGATGTCGGGATCCTGGCTTTCCAGAATGCCCTTGAGATACTGCCCGAGGGCGATGCCCTCGACAAAACTGCCGCCGGGGCTGTCGATCACGATCAGCTTGCCCCATGTGGACTGCAGCGTCTCGCGAATGCGGTCGGTGTCACCCGGATTGATCCGACCCGACAGGTGAAAGACCGTCGCATCACGAATGCCCTCATTTACCCTGCCCGGTCCCCAGTTGGCTGAATAGATCGACTGTAATTGCATCAGGCGCGGCACAAGATCGGGGCGTTTTTCGGCGTCCATCGCTGCGGCGGCAACCGGCAAAAAAAGGGTCAGCGCGCAGAGAAGTTTCCGGAGAATGGGCATTGTTGATAACCTTTGGTTGAGAAAGGGCGGTCAGTCTTTGCGGTCCTTGTATGCCTGCCAAAGATCAGGGCGGCGGGCCTTGGTCAGCGCTTCGCTTTGCGCGCGCCGCCAATCGGCGACAGCGCCGTGGTTGCCGGACAGCAGGACCGGCGGGATCGGACGGCCCTGCCATTCGGCGGGGCGGGTGTATTGCGGATGCTCTAACAGACCGTCGGAAAAGCTCTCTTCTTCGGTCGAGTCTGCGTTGCCAAGAACACCGGGCAAGAGCCGGACAACCGCGTCCAGCATCACCTGTGCCGCCAATTCGCCGCCGGTCAGGACATAATCGCCGATCGATACCTCTGCGATGTCAAACTGGTCGATCACGCGCTGGTCCAACCCTTCGAACCGACCGCAGATCATCGTGACACCGGGGCGGGTGGCCAGATCGCGGGCCATTCTTTGCGTAAAAGGGCGACCGCGTGGTGAGAGGTAGATCAGCGGCGCACCGGCATGCTGGCTGGCGCGGGCGGTTGCGATCGCGGCGGCCATGACGTCGGGGCGCAGCACCATGCCCGCGCCGCCTCCGGCGGGTGTGTCGTCGACGTTCCGGTGCTTGCCCTCACCGAAGGTGCGCAGCGGCACGGTGTTGAGTTGCCACTTGCCTTCCTTCAGCGCCTTGCCGGTCAGCGACAGGCCCAGTGTGCCGGGAAACGCCTCTGGGAAAAGCGTGATGATCTGTGCGCGAAAGGCGCGCGCCAGTTCCGGGTCCTGTTCCATCAGGTCGCGCGGCTGCAGTGTGGGGCGGATGGTCTTGCGGCCATGCGACCGGCTGGGAGGTGTCTTGTCTGACATGAGGTGTCCTGCTGTTCCATGTCCTGTTACCGCGAGGTATGGGCACGGGGCAAGCGCAGCGCCGTCAGAGATAATCCGAACGGTTGGGGGCGGCAACAAGACGGCCGCTGGACAGATCCCATGCCGGACGCGGATGCGGTTTGCGCCCCTCCAACACCGTAAAGACGCACTGGGGGTCAGGCCAGCGGGGGCTGTCACTGAGGCTGGCCAGCGCGTCCAGTTCGGCCTTCAACCGAATAACTGCGTCCGCGGGGGGCACATAGACCAAACCGCGGTGTCGGTAGATGCCGACGTTGCAATTGGCAATGATGCCACGCACCTGTTCGAGAAACGCGCTGTCCGCGTCGATGTACGCGTTCTGTAGCTGCGCACCATCGGCAAGGCGCGCGAGGTAGACCGCGACACTTGCGTGATCACACGCCGGCTGTGTCGCGCACCAAAGGGCGGCCTCCCTTTGGGCGAGATCCGTCGGGTCATGCTCTGTCACGATGCGGTGCCACAGGTCTATGTCGGGCGCGTTCATCGCGCGCAGGACTTGGGTCAGGGTGCCGGGGGCAGGGGCGGTGGCCTGCAACTCGCGCGTTGCCTGATAGGCCGCGAGGGACTGGTCATAGGACGCGCGTGCCTTCGCGATCATGTCGATTTCCTGGCGCAGGCCCAGCACGACGTCGGGACGCTGAAACAGTTGTGCGATACGGCCCGCTTCGCCAGGGGGCGCTTTCAGGCATTGTTTCAATAGTGTCAGGGTAAGTGTGAGGTCGCGCGGCAGCGCCGCGATGTCGGAGGCGTTCCAGCTATCCAGAATGCGCGTCAGGATGCGGGCGATAGCGGTTTCCCGAGTTGGCGGGGCATCAGGTTCGGCCCGCAGATCGACCGCTGCCTCTAGCGCTTTGGCGATGGCCAGCCTTTGGTCGTTCAGCGTGGGCAAATCCGATCCGGCGCGGCGCAAGGCGGCACGGCGCAAGAGCGCGGGGCCACGGCGGCGCGGTTTCCCGGGTCGAAATGACGACAGCAGAGCAAGCAAGCCGCCCGCACTTCCGATGACGATGCCGAAGGAAAGGAAGGCTGACGATACCGGCGCTGCCGCCAAAAGCGCTGCGGGGCAAAGCGCCGCTCCCGCAAGGAGCAGGCGATAAACCGGAACGTCCATGGAAACCTCTTCAAACCAATTTGATTGCGGCTAAAATTAGACAGAAAATATGGCCGCAAAGTGGTCTGGGGAGCGCTAAATCGCTTGGGCTGGTTGCGCATTTGGGGACTGAAGGCCGGAAATGCGGCGTCTGTTTCCCTGGGGCGATCAAGTGCGGAGGGTGTCCGGGGGCGCTATCTTTCTAAGGGCCAAGATCTGACAGATTCGCGGCAACGCTCAGTGGTGTTGCCCCCTTGCGTAGACACAACCACGGGGTCAGTCGGACGCCTGTGCCTCGTCGAACAGGCCCTCGGGCGGATCGGCGACGATGCGCCCTGCCGTCAGATCGACTGTGGGGACGGCAGCCATGGTAAAGGGCAGAAGGACGGTGCGGGACACACCCGGCACCTGAAGCTCCAGCAGATCCGTCGCGCCGTGATTGTGGACTGCGTGCACCTTGCCCAGGGGTGCGCCGCCGGTATCAAAGACCGAAAGTCCGATCAGATCGGCATGATAATATTCATCATCGGGCAGGTTGGGCAGCCGGTCGCGCGGCGCAAAAAGACGGACGCCGCGCAGGGCGTCGGCCTGTTCCTTGGTGGTGACGCCAGACACTTCGGCGGCAAACCCGTTTTTGATCTCGCGCAGGATCTGAACCTCGAAGGTGCGAGAGCCGTCTTCGGTGGTCAGGGGGTCATAGTCGCTGATCGCATAGGGATCGGCGGTAAAGCTCTTGAGCCGCACTTCGCCGTGAACACCGAAGGCACCCGCAATTGCGCCAACGCAGATCGTCTCAGTCATTGTGATATGTCGAAACAGACGCCACCGCGTGCCTCGCCTCCCCGGGTTTCGCAGCGGTCATGCCACGTTGTCTCGGAATACAGAAATCCCGCGACGAACGCCACGGTTAGAAGAATGATAAGGCGGATCAGGCGGAACATGATGCCGTCGGGTTGGCGGGACGGGACTCGTGCTGTCGCACATCGCCCGCCCACCAACCCGTCCACCGGAACGGCGCGGGGTCTTTCCAGTAGAAAGCCCCCTGAACCAAGGGGTGCCTGTGCCAGAACACATGCACGCCTCGATTAGTCCGCGGCGGGCTCTGCAGCGGCTTCGGCTGCTGCAGCGGCTTTGGCGGCTTTCTCTTCTGCGCGGTCCTGAGCTTTTTTGCCCGGGGTGCCCTTCTTGAGGTTGCTGCGCTCTTTTTTCTCAATGATTTCGGCAGCTTCAAGGAAACGCGACACGCGGTCGGTCACTTGGGCGCCCTGGCTCAGCCAGTACTGGATACGCTCGATGTCCATCTTGACGCGGTCTTCGCTGTCCTTGGCGAGAAGCGGATTATAGGTGCCCAGCTTTTCGATAAAGCGACCGTCGCGCGGCATGCGGCTGTCCGCTGCTACGATACGGTAAAAGGGGCGCTTTTTCGAGCCGCCACGGGCGAGACGAATTTTAACTGCCATTGGTATTCTCCTTTGGATGGCTTGGTCGACGGGAGGCCCGTCAGGATTTGTGTTGCTTGTGGTGCTGGATGACTTCCTGAATGACAAAGTTCAGGAATTTCTTGGCGAATTCCGGGTCGAGATCGGCCTGGAGTGCCAGATCCTGGAGCCGCGCGATCTGATTGTCTTCGCGCGCGGGGTCGGATGGGGGAAGGTCGTGTTGCGCCTTGAGAACGCCCACGGCCTGAGTGTGCTTGAACCGCTCTGCGAGCGTGAAAACGAGGATCGCGTCGAGACGGTCGATCGACTCGCGGTGTTCCTTGAGCAGGTCGGCAGCGCGGGAAACGGTGTCAGTCAATGGCCCAGCCTTTCGGTTTGAACAGGGGATCCTGGTAATGTGCGATTTCCATGTCGACGCCGTGACCTACCTGCCCGGACAACTCATCCAGTGACGGGTGGCGGTAGACCGCGTCGCTGCCGTCGATTGTCGGCGCGTCAGTGTCCTTGGTGCAGCCAAGTCGTTCGGCCAGTCGAATGGAGTCGAGGTTCTTGGGGTCGATATAGCTGACGGCGGTAGTCCAGCCGCAATCCCGGTAGAGATGCTGCCGCACGCGGTCCGTGGCCTCCAGCGCGTAGCCCTTGCCCGCCTGGTCCGGCCAGATGATCCATGCGATTTCACGTTCTGGCCATTTGGCAGGAAACCAGCCACCCGCCATGCCGACGGTATCGCCGGTCTCACGCAAGTGTACCATCCACATACCGAAACCGCGGATTTCCCAATGCCCGATTTCAGCGGCATACAGCATCCATGTCTCATAGCCATTGAGCGGGCCGCCCATGAACCGAGAGCGATAGGAGGCGAAGGTCGCCTTGAAGTCGGGGTAATCCTCGGGCTTGGGACTGCGCAGCACCAGCCGTTTGGTTTCCAGCACAGGAATATCGCGGTGGCCCATCAGGCGGCCTCCTTAATGTGGCGATAGACATGGGTCTGGTCGGTCAATTCTGCCTCGGCCACCGCATCGCGGCGGGCGCCAAGCCGGGTCATCAAGGCGATGCAGCGGGTGTTTTCGGGCGCGACGTAAGAAACGACGCTATCCCAGCCCAGAACATCGAACGCGTGGGAACGCACCGCTTCGAGTGCCTCAAAGGCATAGCCCTGTCCCTCGACCTCTGGTGTGAGGAAGATGCCCATTTCGGGTTCTGGATCTTCGTATTCGAACCCCAACAGGGCAAAGCCGGCGGAGGGGGTGGTGCTGGCGTCGATGGTCCAGAGACCAAAACCATGCAGCAGCCAGCAAGCGGTGTAGTTGGTGAAATCTGCCCAAGCCGCGTCACGGGTCGCAGGCCCGCCCATGTGGACAGCGCGGTCGGAGCACAGGATGCCGGCATAGGCGTCGAAATCATAGATGCGCGGACCGCGCAGTTGCAGGCGGCGGGTGTCCAGAACCGGCAGACGCCCGCCCAGACGGGCGGCGGCGCGGGCACCGGGGCCGGGGATGTGACGTTCGCAGGGCGCGGTCATGACGGCCCCCCGGTATGACGCCAGACTTGTACGGGGTGCTCCATCAGGGTCCGGTCACGTTCATGGCGGGCGCCAAGCCGTTCGGCGACACGGCGCGAGGCGTCATTGTCGGGGTGAATGTATGAGATGAGAGGACCAAGGCCGCGGTCGGTGGCGGCCCAGTCGCGCACGCAGGCGGCGGCCTCTGTCGCGTATCCCTTGCCCTCGAATCCGTCAAATATGTGCCAGCCCAGTTCCGGTTCGTCCCACATGATATGGTTGACCACGCCGACGCGGCCGACCTTGTGCCCGTCATGCAGGACCATGAAGAATCCGTAGCCACGCAAGGCCCAGTGACCAAAGCCAGACAGAAAGCCGCGCCATTGGGCGAACTCATCCTCGACCGGGCCGCCGACAAAGCGTGCGCGCGGTGAGGCCATGAAGGCGGCAACCGGCGCGAAATCCTCTTCAAGCGGGGTGCGCAGGGTCAGGCGGTCCGTTGTCAGGGTGATGTGCGGGATCATGTCAGCGCCTCCGGTCCCGGATGGCGCCACAGTTCGTCCTCACCCATGTTTTCGTTGTGGTAGGTCCGTTCATAGGTTGCGCCAAGACGCTGGGCCAATGCGGCGGAGCGGCTGTTGCCGGGCACGATGTTCGACGTCAGCGTGGTAAAGCCGAGGTCATCATAAGCCCATGCACGGGCGCGCTCTGCGGCCTCACGCGCGATGCCCTTGCCTTCAAACCCGTCAAAGACCACCCAGCCGAGTTCCGGCTCGGGCCAGGTTTCAGGGTTCCAGATGCCACAGATCCCGGCAGCCTGACCGGTGTCTTTTAGTTCGATCACGAAATAGCCGTATCCGTGCCAGTGCCAGTGGCCGATGTTCATTGTAAACCAGCGCCAGGCGTCGCCGCGCAGCGGGATGTGGCCAAAGCCCTCTGACCGCAGTGGATCGCGCAGGAAGGCGATGACCGCCTCGGCGTCCGCCTTTTCAGGTCCGCGCAGGATCAAACGTTCGGTTTCGATGCGGGGGGCGTTGGTCAGGCTCATGCGTAGGCCTCCGGTCCGCCGTCGGTGTCGGGGCTGTGCCGGTAGACCACGTCGACGTCGTCATAGGTTGCGGCGCGCGGATCCAGTTTGGCACTCAAACGCTGCGCCAGCGCGATAGAACGGGCGTTGCGATGGTCGATATAAGACACCAGTGTGGGCATCTCCTGTTCCCACGCCCAATGCAGCGCAACGGTGGCGGCCTCAAAGGCGTAGCCGCATCCCTCAAACCCGTCGAAGATGATCCAGCCCAGTTCACGCTCAGGGAAATGCGGAGGGTGAGTGATAGCGATCTGACCGGCCATTTGGCCGTCCACATCGATCGCCCATGCACCAAAGCCCATCAGATCCCAACTGCCCACTTCTGAGGAAAAGCCGTACCACAGGTGGGTCCGGTTCTTGGGGGCGTCCATAAACGCGGCCCGAGTCGAGGCATAGAATGCCTCGAAACCGTCCATGTCCGACAGGACATGCGGGCGCAGCGTCAGGCGCGGGGTATGCAGGGTGGGAGCGGGCATTGGGGTTTATCGGGCCTTGGCGCGTCTGGTGGGGGCGGATGCCTCCGGCGGGAGTATTTGCCACCAAGAAGAAGCGCAGGGTTGGATCCTTTTGCTGTTACTTTTTCTTGCCGAAACCGGAGAGACCGGGGGGCAGCGCGCCGCCGCCCATGCCGGGCAGGCCAGGGATGCCGCCCTTGGCGCCCATCTGTTTGGCGGCGGCCTCCAGCGCCTTGGGGTCCATGCCGGCGGGCATGCCGCCCTTGCCGCCGAACATGCCTTTCATGGCCTGTTTCAGCATGCCGCCCTTGCCCATCTTCTTCATCATGTCGGACATCTGGCGTTGCATCTTGAGCAACTTGTTGAGGTCGGACACCTCCATGCCAGAGCCTTTAGCGATGCGTTTCTTGCGGCTGGCCTGAAGGATCTGCGGATTGGCGCGTTCCTTTTTGGTCATCGACTGGATCAGGGCAATCTGCTGTCTGAGCATCCTGTCGTCGATACCGGCACCGTCCATCTGCTTGGCCATTTTGCCCATACCGGGCATCATGGACATCATGCCCTCCATGCCGCCCATCTTGATCATCTGTTCCAGTTGCGTCTTGAGGTCGTTCATATTGAACTGACCCTTCTGGAACCGCTTCATCATGCGCTCGGCCTGTTCGGCCTCCAGCGTCTGTTGCGCCTTTTCGACGAGCGCGACGATGTCGCCCATGCCAAGGATGCGGCCGGCGACGCGGTCTGGCTCAAACGTCTCTAGCGCGTCCATCTTTTCGCCAAGGCCGACGAACTTGATCGGCTTGCCAGTGATCGCGCGCATGGACAGGGCGGCACCGCCGCGCCCGTCGCCGTCCATCCGGGTCAAAACGACGCCGGTGATTCCGATGCGAGTGTCGAAATTTTCCGCCGTGTGCACGGCGTCCTGACCGGTCAGGCCGTCCACCACCAGCAGCGTTTCGCGCGGGTTGGCGACATCGCGCACCGCCTCTACCTGGGCCATCAGTTCGTCGTCGATGGACAGACGACCGGCGGTGTCCAGCATGTAGACGTCGTAACCGCCCATGCCTGCCTGCGTCTTGGCGCGTTTGGCGATGGCGACCGGGTCTTCGCCCTTGACGATGGGCAGGGTATCGACGCCGATCTGGGTGCCAAGGATCTGCAACTGTTCCATGGCGGCGGGGCGGTTGACGTCTAGCGAGGCCATCAGGACCTTCTTGCC
Encoded proteins:
- a CDS encoding SH3 domain-containing protein — protein: MPILRKLLCALTLFLPVAAAAMDAEKRPDLVPRLMQLQSIYSANWGPGRVNEGIRDATVFHLSGRINPGDTDRIRETLQSTWGKLIVIDSPGGSFVEGIALGQYLKGILESQDPDIYGIFVLRDAPCLSACALAVALATSTRDIAYGDDARFVEHGAQLGFHMGLLPEAQATQAVEARQMMNVTYDIVQAYASLIMGGVAPPILLSEALEHREANSFFYLRGGIRTHAMRLTPVGPPILSRPIHKSALMMDTVAGLCRTAFVAAPDIRRSFVDYEFGYIDGSNPDPITTSLEDMTNLLGSRRIAASLNGAAHCIVELFDDDTIGLDMRPGSPPCQADGRQFCALPVDRFRPRAAPVALLADTFGCHSGSLTKQGQFWSGDLNGASDYVNENDLTQTAVREVNMRAQPSLEAAVSGRLRAEQTVEVSDCRIVDDVQGVWMQVRADGQTGWVSARFLSPYWWSDLRPLIDGPTPGR
- the trmD gene encoding tRNA (guanosine(37)-N1)-methyltransferase TrmD, with protein sequence MSDKTPPSRSHGRKTIRPTLQPRDLMEQDPELARAFRAQIITLFPEAFPGTLGLSLTGKALKEGKWQLNTVPLRTFGEGKHRNVDDTPAGGGAGMVLRPDVMAAAIATARASQHAGAPLIYLSPRGRPFTQRMARDLATRPGVTMICGRFEGLDQRVIDQFDIAEVSIGDYVLTGGELAAQVMLDAVVRLLPGVLGNADSTEEESFSDGLLEHPQYTRPAEWQGRPIPPVLLSGNHGAVADWRRAQSEALTKARRPDLWQAYKDRKD
- the rimM gene encoding ribosome maturation factor RimM (Essential for efficient processing of 16S rRNA); the encoded protein is MTETICVGAIAGAFGVHGEVRLKSFTADPYAISDYDPLTTEDGSRTFEVQILREIKNGFAAEVSGVTTKEQADALRGVRLFAPRDRLPNLPDDEYYHADLIGLSVFDTGGAPLGKVHAVHNHGATDLLELQVPGVSRTVLLPFTMAAVPTVDLTAGRIVADPPEGLFDEAQASD
- the rpsP gene encoding 30S ribosomal protein S16; translated protein: MAVKIRLARGGSKKRPFYRIVAADSRMPRDGRFIEKLGTYNPLLAKDSEDRVKMDIERIQYWLSQGAQVTDRVSRFLEAAEIIEKKERSNLKKGTPGKKAQDRAEEKAAKAAAAAEAAAEPAAD
- a CDS encoding chorismate mutase, with amino-acid sequence MTDTVSRAADLLKEHRESIDRLDAILVFTLAERFKHTQAVGVLKAQHDLPPSDPAREDNQIARLQDLALQADLDPEFAKKFLNFVIQEVIQHHKQHKS
- a CDS encoding GNAT family N-acetyltransferase, with the protein product MGHRDIPVLETKRLVLRSPKPEDYPDFKATFASYRSRFMGGPLNGYETWMLYAAEIGHWEIRGFGMWMVHLRETGDTVGMAGGWFPAKWPEREIAWIIWPDQAGKGYALEATDRVRQHLYRDCGWTTAVSYIDPKNLDSIRLAERLGCTKDTDAPTIDGSDAVYRHPSLDELSGQVGHGVDMEIAHYQDPLFKPKGWAID
- a CDS encoding GNAT family N-acetyltransferase; protein product: MTAPCERHIPGPGARAAARLGGRLPVLDTRRLQLRGPRIYDFDAYAGILCSDRAVHMGGPATRDAAWADFTNYTACWLLHGFGLWTIDASTTPSAGFALLGFEYEDPEPEMGIFLTPEVEGQGYAFEALEAVRSHAFDVLGWDSVVSYVAPENTRCIALMTRLGARRDAVAEAELTDQTHVYRHIKEAA
- a CDS encoding GNAT family N-acetyltransferase, whose protein sequence is MIPHITLTTDRLTLRTPLEEDFAPVAAFMASPRARFVGGPVEDEFAQWRGFLSGFGHWALRGYGFFMVLHDGHKVGRVGVVNHIMWDEPELGWHIFDGFEGKGYATEAAACVRDWAATDRGLGPLISYIHPDNDASRRVAERLGARHERDRTLMEHPVQVWRHTGGPS
- a CDS encoding GNAT family N-acetyltransferase, with translation MSLTNAPRIETERLILRGPEKADAEAVIAFLRDPLRSEGFGHIPLRGDAWRWFTMNIGHWHWHGYGYFVIELKDTGQAAGICGIWNPETWPEPELGWVVFDGFEGKGIAREAAERARAWAYDDLGFTTLTSNIVPGNSRSAALAQRLGATYERTYHNENMGEDELWRHPGPEALT
- a CDS encoding GNAT family N-acetyltransferase; translated protein: MPAPTLHTPRLTLRPHVLSDMDGFEAFYASTRAAFMDAPKNRTHLWYGFSSEVGSWDLMGFGAWAIDVDGQMAGQIAITHPPHFPERELGWIIFDGFEGCGYAFEAATVALHWAWEQEMPTLVSYIDHRNARSIALAQRLSAKLDPRAATYDDVDVVYRHSPDTDGGPEAYA
- the ffh gene encoding signal recognition particle protein, whose translation is MFENLSERLGGVFDRLTKQGALSEDDVRTALREVRVALLEADVSLPVARNFIKAVEKKATGAAVTKSVTPGQQVVKIVHDELIAVLAGEEDGDPGKLRIDSPPAPILMVGLQGGGKTTTTAKLAKRLKERDGKKVLMASLDVNRPAAMEQLQILGTQIGVDTLPIVKGEDPVAIAKRAKTQAGMGGYDVYMLDTAGRLSIDDELMAQVEAVRDVANPRETLLVVDGLTGQDAVHTAENFDTRIGITGVVLTRMDGDGRGGAALSMRAITGKPIKFVGLGEKMDALETFEPDRVAGRILGMGDIVALVEKAQQTLEAEQAERMMKRFQKGQFNMNDLKTQLEQMIKMGGMEGMMSMMPGMGKMAKQMDGAGIDDRMLRQQIALIQSMTKKERANPQILQASRKKRIAKGSGMEVSDLNKLLKMQRQMSDMMKKMGKGGMLKQAMKGMFGGKGGMPAGMDPKALEAAAKQMGAKGGIPGLPGMGGGALPPGLSGFGKKK